One genomic region from Leptolyngbyaceae cyanobacterium JSC-12 encodes:
- a CDS encoding glycine cleavage system H protein (IMG reference gene:2510095373~PFAM: Glycine cleavage H-protein~TIGRFAM: glycine cleavage system H protein) codes for MALEYPDDLKYLDSHEYARLDGEIATIGITAFAVDQLGDIVFLELPDIGDVVEKGEKFGTIESVKAVEDLNAPVTGTVVEVNTPLVDAPEQIGDDPYGEGWLLKVRVDDPGELDDALSASEYREQVEGE; via the coding sequence ATGGCTTTGGAATATCCAGACGATCTGAAATATTTAGACTCTCATGAATATGCTCGCCTCGATGGTGAGATCGCTACAATTGGCATCACGGCGTTCGCCGTCGATCAATTAGGGGATATTGTTTTTCTAGAGTTGCCCGACATTGGCGATGTTGTAGAAAAAGGGGAGAAATTCGGCACCATCGAATCTGTCAAAGCAGTTGAAGATTTGAATGCTCCTGTCACAGGAACTGTTGTAGAAGTCAATACCCCATTGGTGGATGCTCCCGAACAAATTGGCGATGATCCGTATGGTGAAGGTTGGCTACTGAAGGTTCGAGTTGATGATCCTGGAGAACTCGATGATGCCCTTTCTGCCAGCGAATACCGCGAGCAGGTGGAAGGTGAGTAG
- a CDS encoding hypothetical protein (IMG reference gene:2510095375), with protein MQSHISKLSTANSKNHADNSITGVFVGSGFSLFGFLLLIVLLA; from the coding sequence ATGCAATCTCATATTTCCAAACTTTCAACCGCAAACTCCAAAAATCACGCAGATAACTCAATTACTGGAGTATTCGTAGGTTCTGGTTTTTCTCTATTTGGTTTTTTACTATTGATTGTTCTACTAGCATAG
- a CDS encoding phytoene/squalene synthetase (IMG reference gene:2510095372~PFAM: Squalene/phytoene synthase), translated as MQLCKSALEVLEETSRTFFIPISRLPSGLQEAVASAYLCMRAIDEIEDHPNLDNSLKAKLLQTISLTLQSATHEFTASDLATALSDYKDLIPEVSYRLGEWAVLAPSAIAPRVWDATAAMADRMAYWALLNWNVQTQADLDQYTFGVAGAVGLLLSDLWGWYDGTQTNRLHAIGFGRGLQAVNILRNHSEDLTRGVDFFPHGWTHEQMYTYARENLSLADAYTAALPLGPALDFCRIPLALAHATLDALSHGEAKLSRTMVMNLVSQLTSTPA; from the coding sequence ATGCAGTTGTGCAAGAGCGCGTTAGAAGTTTTGGAGGAGACTAGCAGAACGTTTTTTATACCCATTAGTCGCTTACCGTCAGGTTTGCAAGAAGCAGTTGCATCTGCTTATCTATGTATGCGAGCAATTGACGAAATTGAGGATCACCCGAATCTTGATAACTCGCTTAAAGCCAAGCTTCTGCAAACGATTAGTCTCACTTTGCAGTCAGCAACACACGAATTTACAGCAAGTGATCTCGCCACGGCTCTGAGTGATTACAAGGATTTGATCCCAGAGGTTTCATATCGGCTTGGTGAATGGGCGGTTTTAGCTCCTAGTGCGATCGCCCCCCGTGTTTGGGATGCAACAGCTGCAATGGCAGATCGCATGGCGTATTGGGCATTACTGAATTGGAATGTGCAAACGCAAGCAGACCTAGACCAGTACACCTTTGGCGTAGCTGGGGCAGTTGGATTGCTCTTGTCTGATTTATGGGGGTGGTATGATGGAACCCAAACCAACCGGCTGCACGCGATCGGCTTTGGGCGAGGTTTGCAAGCTGTCAATATTCTCCGTAACCATTCCGAAGATTTAACACGCGGCGTAGATTTCTTCCCTCATGGGTGGACTCACGAACAGATGTATACCTATGCGCGGGAAAACTTATCTTTGGCAGATGCCTACACAGCCGCTCTTCCATTGGGACCAGCATTAGATTTTTGTCGCATTCCCTTAGCATTGGCTCATGCAACCCTGGATGCGCTGTCTCATGGTGAAGCAAAGCTGAGTCGCACAATGGTTATGAATCTGGTGAGCCAGCTAACTAGTACTCCAGCCTAG
- a CDS encoding transposase family protein (IMG reference gene:2510095378~PFAM: Transposase DDE domain) — protein sequence MNPPKVNEYDYINFLIAAQKAYSCTEAERVQPESDNAAAHDAITRLLHRLEPSTQQLWQEVQSQVRLHQGILVVDDSTLDKWYAKKMELVTRHWSGKHGRVVQGINLITLLWSEGDRHLPLDYRFYEKGVDGSTKNDHFRSMLETAKERGFAPRCVVFDSWYSSLENLKLIRDYGWIWLTRLKRNRQVNPDNTGNRPLHKVVLAATGTVLHLKGYGFIKVFKMVAPNGDIDYWATNDLGMGELQRLQFAEVGWAIEEYHRGLKQCCGVERAQVRSSRAQRNHVGLAIRAFLRLEVHMWTTGISWYEAKAAIVRDAIRSFLAAPRFILNPTA from the coding sequence ATGAATCCACCCAAAGTCAACGAATACGACTACATCAACTTTCTGATTGCGGCGCAGAAGGCCTATAGCTGCACGGAAGCCGAACGAGTGCAACCGGAGTCTGATAATGCCGCTGCCCATGACGCAATTACTCGGTTGTTGCATCGACTGGAGCCATCGACTCAGCAGTTGTGGCAAGAAGTGCAGTCGCAAGTACGGTTGCACCAGGGAATTTTAGTGGTAGATGACTCAACGCTCGACAAGTGGTATGCCAAGAAGATGGAATTGGTGACTCGGCACTGGTCGGGCAAGCATGGACGGGTAGTGCAAGGCATCAACCTAATTACGCTGCTATGGAGTGAGGGAGACCGTCACCTTCCGTTGGACTATCGATTTTACGAAAAGGGTGTCGATGGCTCAACCAAAAACGACCACTTCCGCTCGATGCTTGAAACTGCCAAGGAACGAGGGTTTGCGCCCCGATGTGTGGTGTTTGATAGTTGGTACAGTAGCTTGGAGAACCTTAAGTTGATTCGAGATTATGGTTGGATTTGGTTGACTCGACTCAAGCGCAATCGGCAGGTCAACCCGGACAATACAGGCAATCGCCCTCTGCATAAGGTCGTGCTTGCGGCGACTGGCACGGTGCTCCATCTCAAAGGTTATGGGTTCATCAAAGTGTTCAAGATGGTTGCCCCAAACGGTGACATTGATTACTGGGCAACCAATGACCTGGGGATGGGTGAGCTACAACGGCTGCAATTTGCCGAGGTTGGTTGGGCAATTGAGGAGTACCATCGCGGACTCAAACAGTGCTGTGGCGTTGAACGGGCGCAGGTTCGCTCAAGTCGTGCCCAGCGCAATCATGTGGGTTTAGCCATTCGCGCTTTCCTGCGCTTAGAGGTGCACATGTGGACGACAGGTATCAGTTGGTACGAAGCGAAAGCGGCGATCGTCCGGGATGCCATTCGCTCCTTTTTAGCGGCTCCTCGTTTCATCCTCAATCCAACTGCGTAA
- a CDS encoding glycine cleavage system T protein (IMG reference gene:2510095374~PFAM: Aminomethyltransferase folate-binding domain; Glycine cleavage T-protein C-terminal barrel domain~TIGRFAM: glycine cleavage system T protein), whose protein sequence is MSQSSQFSSSLSRTPLYRLSKNLDARMTEFSGWEMPVQYSGITREHQAVRTRAGMFDISHMGKFRFQGKHVLAQLQALVPSDLSRLQPGEAQYTVLLNHRAGIVDDLIFYNQGTDAQGNQHWVAIVNAATTHKDKTWLLEHLGSQELEFQDNSQDYVLLAIQGPEAVEHLQVLVEEDLSSVQPFGHLNGTILGKPGFLARTGYTGEDGFEVMVEPETGIELWQTLLQSGVVPCGLGARDTLRLEAAMALYGQDIDDTTTPLEAGLGWLVHLDSKGDFIGRSLLERQKQEGVQRRLVGLQMQGRNIARHGYPILREGHPVGVVTSGTLSPTLGTAIALAYVPTELSKPGQTVEVEIRGKSFAAAIVKKPFYRRQKF, encoded by the coding sequence GTGAGTCAATCTAGTCAGTTTAGTTCTTCGCTTTCTCGCACACCCCTTTATCGATTGTCTAAAAATTTAGACGCCCGGATGACTGAATTCTCTGGGTGGGAGATGCCAGTTCAGTACAGCGGTATTACTCGTGAGCATCAGGCTGTACGCACGAGAGCGGGTATGTTCGATATCTCCCACATGGGCAAATTCCGGTTTCAGGGAAAGCACGTTTTAGCGCAGCTTCAAGCCCTAGTGCCTTCTGATCTCAGCCGCCTCCAACCAGGTGAAGCTCAGTATACGGTATTACTGAATCACAGAGCTGGCATTGTTGATGATTTAATTTTCTACAATCAAGGGACTGATGCACAAGGTAACCAGCATTGGGTCGCGATCGTCAATGCTGCCACCACTCACAAAGACAAGACCTGGTTATTAGAACACTTAGGCTCTCAAGAGCTAGAGTTCCAGGATAATTCTCAAGACTACGTGTTGCTTGCTATTCAGGGACCAGAGGCAGTTGAGCATTTGCAAGTACTGGTAGAGGAAGACTTATCCAGCGTGCAACCGTTTGGTCATCTCAATGGAACGATTCTGGGTAAGCCAGGTTTCTTAGCTCGAACAGGTTACACTGGGGAAGATGGTTTTGAAGTTATGGTTGAGCCAGAGACTGGGATCGAGCTTTGGCAAACCTTATTGCAATCAGGGGTCGTGCCGTGCGGGTTAGGAGCCAGAGATACTCTCCGGCTAGAGGCAGCAATGGCATTGTATGGACAGGATATTGACGATACAACCACGCCTTTAGAGGCAGGCTTGGGTTGGCTGGTACACCTGGATAGTAAAGGTGATTTTATTGGGCGATCGCTGCTGGAACGGCAAAAACAGGAAGGTGTGCAGCGACGCTTGGTAGGGTTGCAAATGCAAGGTCGGAATATTGCTCGTCATGGCTATCCAATTTTGCGTGAAGGACATCCGGTTGGAGTGGTCACTAGTGGAACGTTATCTCCTACATTAGGAACCGCGATTGCACTGGCGTATGTGCCCACAGAACTATCTAAACCAGGGCAAACGGTGGAAGTGGAAATTCGTGGGAAGTCGTTTGCAGCGGCGATCGTCAAAAAACCCTTTTATCGCCGTCAGAAATTCTAG
- a CDS encoding Protein of unknown function (DUF3253) (IMG reference gene:2510095376~PFAM: Protein of unknown function (DUF3253)) translates to MPDRALIRKTILEKVQQRGLDKTICPSEVARMLGGEEWRSLMDDVRSVGLDLVKQGHIEVTQQGNVVDIQTVKGPIRFRITQKGLKLFNKREQ, encoded by the coding sequence ATGCCTGATCGCGCCCTTATTCGCAAAACGATTCTGGAAAAGGTGCAGCAGCGTGGTCTAGATAAAACCATCTGTCCCTCGGAGGTGGCGCGGATGTTGGGAGGTGAGGAGTGGCGATCGCTGATGGATGACGTGCGATCAGTCGGATTAGACCTGGTAAAGCAGGGACATATCGAAGTGACCCAACAAGGGAACGTTGTTGACATTCAAACTGTCAAAGGTCCTATCCGATTCAGAATTACCCAGAAAGGGTTAAAACTCTTCAACAAAAGAGAACAATAA
- a CDS encoding cation/multidrug efflux pump (IMG reference gene:2510095369~PFAM: AcrB/AcrD/AcrF family) — MAQTSSRKSTRERFNISKLAIRYPWVTLGFWIAVMVAGLLAFSSLKYALFPDVTFPVVVVNAQAPLSSATKTEADVTVPIEQGVKGLERKQGLTKIRSSTYPGRSVVSLSFEVGTRLEKATENVENALKPLKLPAGTSYDVVPINLNEAAVVSYAVSSSSQELPALTETVHRKVIPAITKVPGVLKVNLLGVPAGVKIAESTELKSGAEEVVLKPGSSAVRFNNQDVLAFEVVKRSDANTLEVVDEVEQIVAKLRQDLPTVQLDMAFTQAEYIHKATHSTIDALIEAIALSILVMYPFLWNWKATIISALAIPISLLGTFIVMAIFGFNLETITLLALALVIGIIVDDAIVDVENIMRHIESGKPAQQAVREATSEIGLTVTAATLTVVAVFLPVALMEGVIGQFFRPFGITVSAAVIFSLLVARTLTPVLAASWLRTKKKPQTVESEAVDIPSEITQPSEFTSEEETITANDIVMNPEQYQRGFVGWYRNLLDWSLRHKRLVIGFAILSFVAGIALIPFIQTGFIPKLDRGEFNVRYTAPLPALPDPATLARLAAQAGQSRSANPINSLPPPSPNQLPQGLPPGMNPAAIAAGGGALPIFDPVKESVDVAKQLEASVQKNPTVESVYTTVGTRQRPNQGTLYVKLKSDRQVKTVEVQDQVRKDLPTLEGVSTSVEDIQFIDTGGEKPLQVVLVGEDPVLLSQIATGMQNRMEKLSGFEDITITGGTNDKGKVNQIERVEGQRVAYLSANLGKGVALGKATRQVEAIAQDEIKKQKATNTVSLDRGSDSARVDEIFDSFKGTLALAVLCIMVVLVLLFKSLLDPLVVAISLPLSLVGALMPSLVFRTDFGMISIIGIILLLGLTNKSAILLVDYINQLRRAGMSRTDAILLAGPVRLRPILMTTASTILGMVPIALGLGAGAELRTPMATTIMGGLVTSTILSLLVIPVFYAVFDDFRQWIKYRLKKP, encoded by the coding sequence ATGGCTCAAACATCTTCACGCAAATCAACCCGAGAGCGTTTCAACATTTCTAAGCTGGCAATTCGTTATCCGTGGGTAACCCTCGGTTTCTGGATTGCAGTAATGGTTGCGGGATTGTTGGCGTTTAGTTCGTTGAAGTATGCCCTGTTTCCAGATGTAACCTTCCCGGTTGTCGTCGTCAATGCCCAGGCTCCACTAAGTTCTGCTACTAAGACGGAAGCGGATGTCACGGTGCCAATTGAACAAGGGGTGAAAGGGCTGGAAAGGAAGCAAGGACTAACAAAAATTCGCTCGTCTACCTATCCAGGGCGATCAGTTGTAAGTTTGTCTTTTGAAGTCGGAACGAGGCTAGAGAAAGCCACTGAGAATGTTGAGAATGCACTCAAGCCTCTGAAACTGCCTGCAGGAACTAGCTACGATGTGGTACCGATTAACCTGAATGAAGCAGCAGTTGTGAGCTATGCCGTTTCTAGCTCCAGTCAAGAACTTCCCGCTTTGACTGAAACGGTTCACCGCAAGGTCATTCCCGCAATCACCAAAGTTCCTGGTGTCCTGAAGGTGAACTTGTTGGGAGTTCCGGCTGGGGTCAAGATTGCTGAATCGACTGAACTCAAAAGCGGAGCCGAAGAAGTAGTTCTCAAACCAGGAAGCTCTGCGGTTCGGTTTAACAATCAAGATGTGCTAGCGTTTGAGGTGGTAAAACGCAGCGATGCAAACACGTTGGAGGTTGTTGATGAGGTTGAACAAATTGTAGCGAAACTCCGTCAGGATTTGCCAACTGTGCAACTGGATATGGCATTTACGCAGGCGGAGTACATCCATAAGGCAACTCATTCCACGATTGATGCCCTGATAGAGGCGATCGCGCTTTCGATTCTGGTAATGTATCCATTCTTGTGGAACTGGAAAGCTACCATCATTTCTGCTCTGGCAATTCCAATTTCGTTGCTCGGCACCTTCATTGTGATGGCAATCTTTGGGTTTAATCTGGAAACCATCACCCTGCTGGCACTGGCACTGGTGATTGGGATCATTGTGGATGACGCGATTGTGGATGTGGAAAACATCATGCGTCACATTGAAAGTGGTAAACCAGCCCAGCAAGCCGTGCGAGAAGCAACCTCCGAAATTGGCTTAACCGTCACAGCGGCGACATTAACTGTTGTCGCAGTCTTTCTACCCGTGGCATTGATGGAAGGCGTGATTGGTCAATTTTTCCGTCCGTTTGGCATTACGGTTTCAGCCGCAGTTATCTTTTCATTGCTTGTGGCTCGCACCCTGACGCCAGTGCTGGCAGCTTCCTGGTTACGCACCAAGAAAAAGCCACAAACTGTGGAGTCTGAAGCGGTTGATATACCATCAGAGATTACACAGCCATCAGAGTTTACATCTGAGGAAGAGACGATCACTGCCAATGACATTGTGATGAATCCGGAGCAGTACCAGCGGGGATTTGTAGGCTGGTATCGCAATCTGTTGGACTGGTCATTGCGCCACAAACGCTTAGTGATTGGTTTTGCCATTCTCAGTTTTGTAGCAGGAATTGCGCTGATTCCTTTTATCCAGACCGGATTTATTCCCAAGCTTGATCGCGGCGAATTTAACGTCCGCTATACGGCTCCGCTTCCCGCACTTCCTGATCCAGCCACGCTAGCTCGGTTAGCCGCACAGGCAGGGCAGTCTCGTAGTGCTAATCCGATCAATTCTCTACCTCCTCCATCACCCAATCAACTTCCACAGGGGCTACCTCCAGGGATGAATCCAGCGGCGATCGCAGCGGGAGGAGGAGCACTACCAATCTTTGATCCGGTCAAAGAGTCGGTAGATGTGGCGAAGCAACTAGAAGCATCTGTCCAAAAAAATCCAACTGTTGAAAGCGTGTATACAACGGTGGGCACTCGCCAACGTCCGAATCAGGGAACGCTATATGTCAAGCTTAAGAGCGATCGCCAGGTTAAGACGGTTGAAGTGCAAGATCAAGTCCGCAAAGATTTACCCACGCTCGAAGGGGTAAGTACCAGCGTTGAAGATATTCAATTCATCGACACGGGTGGCGAAAAACCGCTGCAAGTCGTCTTAGTGGGCGAAGATCCTGTTCTGTTGAGCCAGATCGCTACCGGGATGCAAAACCGGATGGAAAAATTATCAGGATTTGAAGACATCACAATCACAGGTGGCACGAATGACAAAGGTAAAGTAAACCAAATTGAACGAGTAGAAGGGCAGCGGGTTGCCTACCTCAGCGCCAACTTAGGCAAAGGTGTTGCTTTGGGGAAAGCCACTCGCCAGGTAGAAGCGATTGCCCAGGATGAGATTAAAAAACAAAAAGCAACTAATACCGTTTCGCTTGATCGCGGCAGTGACTCTGCCCGTGTAGACGAAATCTTTGACAGTTTCAAAGGCACCCTCGCCCTCGCCGTACTCTGCATCATGGTGGTTCTCGTGTTGCTGTTCAAAAGTCTGCTCGATCCACTGGTAGTAGCGATTTCGTTGCCATTGTCTCTGGTGGGTGCCCTGATGCCGTCCCTCGTGTTTCGCACCGACTTTGGCATGATCTCCATCATTGGGATTATCCTGCTGCTCGGACTTACCAACAAAAGCGCCATCCTGCTAGTGGATTACATTAACCAACTGCGACGAGCCGGGATGTCTCGCACAGATGCCATTTTGCTAGCTGGTCCAGTGCGTCTACGCCCAATTCTGATGACCACCGCTTCCACCATTCTGGGTATGGTGCCCATCGCACTGGGATTAGGAGCCGGAGCCGAACTGCGTACCCCTATGGCAACGACCATCATGGGTGGACTCGTCACCTCCACCATCTTGAGTTTGTTAGTGATTCCTGTCTTCTACGCTGTTTTTGATGACTTCCGGCAATGGATTAAATATCGCCTGAAAAAGCCATGA
- a CDS encoding hopanoid-associated sugar epimerase (IMG reference gene:2510095370~PFAM: NAD dependent epimerase/dehydratase family~TIGRFAM: hopanoid-associated sugar epimerase): MNQTAFVTGGTGFVGANLVRLLLQQGYRVRALVRPNSRLDNLQGLAVEMVEGELTDPHLADKIKGCQWVFHVAAHYSLWQADQDVLYRVNVLGTRNVLKAAQQAGVDRTVYTSSVAAIGVKENGIADEHYQSPVDKLIGHYKKSKYWAEQEAVKAAQAGQDVVIVNPSTPIGAWDIKPTPTGDIVLRFLRRQMPFYLDTGLNFIHVQDVAWGHLLALQKGKTGDRYILGHQNMPLKELLHYLSEITGLPAPQHSLPAWIPLSVAWIDETLLAPLGKSPSVPIDGVRMARQQMYYNPTKAIQELNLPQTPIVTALQDAVEWFVNKHYA; encoded by the coding sequence ATGAACCAGACTGCATTTGTCACAGGTGGGACAGGTTTTGTTGGCGCAAACCTGGTACGTCTCCTACTTCAGCAAGGCTACCGAGTACGGGCACTTGTTCGCCCCAATAGCCGATTGGATAACCTGCAAGGGTTGGCTGTGGAAATGGTTGAGGGTGAACTGACCGATCCCCACTTAGCTGACAAAATCAAAGGTTGTCAGTGGGTGTTTCACGTCGCTGCTCATTACTCACTCTGGCAAGCTGATCAAGATGTACTGTACCGGGTTAATGTGTTGGGCACTCGCAATGTGCTGAAAGCAGCGCAACAGGCGGGCGTAGACCGAACTGTTTATACCAGTTCCGTAGCGGCGATCGGGGTAAAAGAGAATGGCATTGCCGACGAGCATTATCAAAGTCCAGTTGACAAGTTGATTGGGCACTACAAAAAATCCAAGTACTGGGCAGAGCAAGAAGCTGTGAAAGCAGCTCAGGCTGGACAAGATGTGGTAATTGTCAATCCCAGCACCCCCATCGGAGCCTGGGACATTAAACCTACCCCCACAGGCGATATTGTCCTACGGTTTCTGCGTCGCCAGATGCCCTTTTATCTGGATACCGGACTTAATTTCATCCATGTGCAGGATGTTGCCTGGGGGCATTTACTGGCACTACAAAAAGGCAAAACGGGCGATCGCTATATTTTGGGACATCAAAACATGCCACTTAAAGAGTTACTGCACTACTTATCTGAGATCACAGGATTACCAGCTCCTCAGCACTCTTTGCCTGCCTGGATTCCTCTCTCGGTTGCCTGGATAGATGAAACCCTACTTGCCCCTCTAGGTAAATCTCCCTCTGTTCCTATTGATGGTGTACGAATGGCGAGACAGCAGATGTACTACAACCCCACAAAAGCCATACAAGAGTTGAACCTACCCCAAACCCCAATTGTTACTGCTTTACAAGATGCCGTAGAGTGGTTTGTGAACAAACACTACGCGTAA
- a CDS encoding Exodeoxyribonuclease I subunit D (IMG reference gene:2510095377~TIGRFAM: exonuclease SbcD), translating into MRVVLRSLLRSPRHMIKILHLSDIHMGSGFSHGRINPTTGLNTRLEDFVATLGRCIDRALTEPVDLVLFGGDAFPDATPPPYVQQAFASQFRRLADAHIPTVLLVGNHDQHSQGEGGASLCIYRTLGVPGFIVGDRLETHRIQTRNGDVQVITLPWLTRSTLLTRPDAEGLSMGEVNHLLSDRLRIALEGEIRRLDPTIPTVLLAHAMVDTALLGAERFLAVGKGFTLPMALLARPCFDYVALGHVHRHQVLCNQPPIVYPGSIERIDFSEEKEDKGYVLVELQREHTRFEFCPLPVRPFRTIEVDLTKAEDPEIQLLKELQPERIQDAVVRLIYFLRSEQLEQISTKLLHEALTIAHSYTIQPELVSQLSRTRLPELDISNQLDPLEALRAYLTNREDLQDIEADILQAAQGLLTHETVEWSELVEPLLETESAAEPQDTQLRLL; encoded by the coding sequence ATGCGAGTAGTATTGAGGAGTTTGTTGCGATCGCCCCGTCACATGATCAAAATCTTGCATCTCTCCGATATCCACATGGGCAGTGGATTTTCCCATGGGCGTATCAATCCTACTACTGGACTAAATACCCGCCTGGAAGACTTTGTGGCGACGTTGGGACGCTGTATTGACCGTGCCCTGACTGAACCTGTGGATCTAGTGTTGTTTGGAGGCGATGCGTTTCCCGATGCCACGCCGCCACCATACGTGCAACAAGCATTTGCCAGCCAGTTTCGCCGCCTTGCCGATGCCCATATCCCCACGGTTTTACTCGTCGGCAATCATGACCAACACTCGCAAGGAGAAGGTGGAGCCAGTCTATGTATCTACCGCACCTTGGGGGTTCCTGGTTTCATTGTGGGCGATCGCCTGGAAACCCATCGCATCCAAACCCGAAACGGGGATGTGCAGGTAATTACCCTGCCCTGGTTGACACGATCCACCCTGCTTACCCGTCCTGATGCGGAAGGGCTATCAATGGGAGAGGTGAATCACTTGTTGAGCGATCGCCTGCGCATTGCCCTGGAAGGAGAAATTCGCCGCCTCGATCCCACGATTCCCACTGTGCTTCTGGCGCATGCAATGGTGGATACCGCTCTGTTGGGAGCCGAGCGATTTTTAGCTGTGGGCAAAGGCTTCACGCTGCCAATGGCACTTCTCGCCCGTCCCTGTTTTGACTATGTGGCACTGGGACACGTCCACCGTCATCAAGTGCTGTGCAACCAACCGCCCATCGTTTATCCTGGCAGCATTGAGCGGATAGATTTTAGTGAGGAGAAGGAAGACAAAGGCTATGTTCTAGTGGAGTTGCAGCGAGAGCACACCCGGTTTGAATTTTGCCCCTTGCCAGTCCGCCCGTTTCGCACTATCGAAGTTGATTTAACCAAAGCAGAAGACCCAGAAATTCAGTTACTCAAAGAACTCCAGCCTGAACGGATTCAGGATGCAGTGGTGCGGCTCATCTACTTCCTCCGCTCCGAACAACTCGAGCAAATTTCGACTAAGCTTCTGCACGAAGCACTCACTATAGCTCACAGCTACACTATCCAGCCAGAACTCGTTAGCCAACTTTCTCGCACCCGCTTACCAGAACTGGATATAAGTAATCAACTCGATCCGCTTGAAGCTCTGCGAGCTTATCTCACGAACCGCGAAGATTTACAGGATATTGAAGCCGATATTTTGCAAGCAGCGCAAGGATTGCTGACCCACGAAACAGTAGAATGGTCGGAGTTAGTAGAGCCATTGCTTGAGACTGAGTCAGCGGCAGAGCCACAGGATACTCAGTTGAGATTGCTGTAA
- a CDS encoding hopanoid biosynthesis associated radical SAM protein HpnH (IMG reference gene:2510095371~PFAM: Radical SAM superfamily; Domain of unknown function (DUF3463)~TIGRFAM: hopanoid biosynthesis associated radical SAM protein HpnH), with protein sequence MAIHLQQALEIGKYIVTQRLKGRKRYPLTLMLEPLFRCNLACSGCGKIQHPVEILKQNLTPEECFAAVEECGAPVVAIPGGEPLLHPQIDEIVRGLVERRKFVYLCTNGLLLEKSLDKFQPSTYFSFSVHLDGLRELHDKCVDRKGVFDTAVRAIKAAKAKGFRVTTNTTIFEGADPKEMQDFFDFVSTLGVDGMMVSPGYSYEWAPDQEHFLKREQTKALFREILAPYKAGTKHWNFNHNPLFLDFLTGEKDYECTPWGMPSYSVLGWQKPCYLLNEGHYRTYQELLDNTDWDQYGRASGNPKCADCMVHCGYEPTAAEDAMNPQNITRSLGAVLSFSR encoded by the coding sequence ATGGCAATTCATTTACAGCAGGCGCTTGAAATTGGTAAGTACATCGTGACCCAGCGGTTAAAAGGTCGGAAGCGCTACCCTCTCACCCTAATGCTTGAACCATTGTTTCGTTGCAATCTTGCCTGTTCTGGTTGTGGCAAAATTCAGCATCCAGTTGAAATTCTCAAACAGAACTTAACCCCAGAGGAATGCTTCGCCGCAGTTGAAGAGTGTGGGGCCCCCGTTGTTGCAATTCCCGGTGGAGAACCGTTACTACACCCTCAAATCGATGAAATTGTGCGGGGATTAGTAGAACGTCGCAAGTTTGTTTACCTGTGCACAAATGGTTTGCTGCTGGAAAAAAGCCTGGATAAGTTTCAACCTTCCACTTACTTTAGCTTTAGCGTCCATTTAGATGGTTTGCGGGAACTGCACGACAAATGTGTTGATCGTAAAGGGGTTTTTGATACAGCTGTTCGTGCCATTAAAGCAGCAAAAGCTAAAGGATTCCGAGTTACCACTAACACCACAATTTTTGAAGGTGCAGACCCAAAGGAAATGCAAGATTTTTTTGACTTTGTTTCGACTTTGGGAGTAGATGGCATGATGGTATCACCTGGTTATAGCTACGAGTGGGCACCGGATCAAGAGCACTTCCTCAAACGTGAACAAACAAAAGCACTATTCCGCGAAATTTTGGCTCCCTATAAGGCTGGAACTAAACATTGGAATTTCAACCATAATCCACTGTTTCTGGACTTTCTTACAGGTGAGAAAGACTACGAATGCACCCCCTGGGGGATGCCCAGCTACAGCGTCTTGGGATGGCAAAAACCGTGCTACTTGTTAAATGAAGGGCACTACAGAACTTATCAAGAACTCCTCGACAATACAGATTGGGATCAATATGGACGTGCCAGTGGTAACCCTAAATGTGCTGATTGTATGGTGCATTGTGGCTATGAACCAACCGCTGCTGAAGATGCGATGAACCCTCAAAACATTACTCGTTCGTTGGGGGCGGTACTGAGTTTCAGTCGATAA